In uncultured Desulfuromonas sp., the genomic stretch GGAGCAGACATTGAGGCTGCTGAGCAGCGTTTCCAGCGCTTCGTCCGCAGCCGGCAGATCCGTAGCGGTCGGTTCGGCGTGCTGCTTCACCTCCCACTTGGCAGGAATCTTCATCTGCGGGGCGCCTTCGTGGAGGAAGGACATCGGCAGATAGGTCGCGGTTTCGCCCTGATAGAGACAGTGGTAATAACCGGAATCGGTAAACAGACCGAGATCCGTCGCCTCGACGTCCATCTCTTTGGCCAGGGTAATAAATTCGTCCACCTTCTCGGGCGGAACCGCCAAGGTCATGCGCTCCTGAGCTTCGGAGATAAGAATCTCCCACGGCTGCAGACCCGCGTATTTGAGAGGGCAGCGATCCAGGTGCATCTCAAAACCACCGGTATCTTCGGCCATCTCTCCCACCGAGGAGGACAAGCCACCCGCACCATTATCGGTAATCGCCGTATAGAGCCCTTTGTCGCGGGCAATAATCAAAAAGTCAAACATGCGCCGCTGGGTGATGGGGTCACCGATCTGAACCGCAGTGACCGGCGAATCCTCGTTGAGCTCTTCGGAAGAGAAGGTTGCTCCGTGGATACCGTCCTTGCCGACGCGACCGCCGACCATCAGGATGTGATCACCCACTTCGGCTTTTTTCTCATGACCAGGATGCCCGTGGAGTTCGGTCGGCATCAAGGCGGCGCTACCGCAGTAGACCAGCGGCTTGCCGGCAAAGCGGTCATCAAACACCAGTGAACCATTAACCGTCGGAATACCGCTTTTGTTGCCACCGTGTTCCACGCCTTCAACCACGCCTTCGAAAATGCGGCGCGGATGGAGCAGACGCGGCGGCAGCGGCTGGTCGTAAAACGGCGAGGCAAAACAGAACACGTCGGTATTGAAAATCAAACGCGCGCCGCGGCCGGTGCCGAACGGGTCGCGGTTAACGCCGACGATGCCGGTCAATGCACCGCCGTAAGGATCCAGAGCACTCGGTGAGTTGTGGGTTTCCACCTTGTAGACCATGCTCCACTCGTCGGTGAACTCAATGACTCCGGCGTTGTCCTTGAAAACGGACAGACAGAAGTCTTTGTCGCCTTTGGCAGCGCGAATATCGCGGGTGGCACCCATGATATAGGTTTTAAACAGGGAATTGATGGTTTCGGTGTTACCTTCGCCATCGTCATAGCTGATTTCAGCGGAGAAGATCTTGTGCTTGCAGTGTTCACTCCAGGTCTGGGCCAGAGCTTCGAGTTCGGCGTCGGTAAGCTGGGCGGGGACGCCGGCGGCAGCACGTTGCTTCTGCACTTCGCTATCAGCAATATACGCCTGAATCGCTTTCATCTCTTCGAGGTTGAGCGCCAGCATACCGTCACGGCTGATCTGCATCAGTTCTTCATCACTGACATTGAGATCAATGGGGCGAATCTGCGGCGTGGCCGTGCTGACCACCTTGGGCGGTTGGACCGCCAAACCATTGGTCTGGTCGAATTCGTCACGGCTGACAATGGTCCAGCGCTGGATCAAACCGTTGGCGAGAAAGCCGGAGGCGATTTTTTCAGCGGCCTCTTTGTCAATGGCCCCAGTGAGCAGATATTGCACTGAGGTGTAGACCGCTTCGTCGTCGTTGAAGCGACGACCAGTCTGGTACTGGATGGCCTCACGTGCGGTACGACCAACATTATCGGTGACACCGGGACGAAAACCAACTTCCACCAGCAGGTCAAAGTCTTTGGCCAGAGGTTGATTGATGGCAACATTTTGAATCACCGGATCGCTGAACGGCCCCTCGGCCGCAGCGGTCAGTTCTTCGTCACTAAGTGCGGCATCGACGGTGTAGACGTCAATAGTACGAACCTGATCCAGTTGAATTCCGAGGTGTTCGTGAATCTCACGACGCACCCGCTCACCGCGGGCATCGCGAACGCCATCTTTCAGGGCGACGACAATTCTGCTGGCCATAGAGTCTCCTTGGCAGAAAAAAGGGAATGACCTTCCCGGTCAAACGGCTCGGGAAGCGTGTTTATCATATCTATCGGTTGAGCTCTTTTGCACAACATCACACACGGCTCGTTGAAAAAAGCTCGGTTCTAAATCATTTATTGCAGCACAACCTGACACAACAACGTGCCTTGCCCGATTTCGGAACAAAGCACGTTTTTATTCACGTTCACATCATTAGGTCGATTCAAAACAACAACTCACCACATGGGGAGCGCCGGTAATCATCTGCGGCGAACAACGGTTCTGTGCTCTGAGCACCCCAGAGACAGACTCCTGAGCCAGTTGCGGCGTATTGTTGGTCTCACTCAAATGAGCCAGAAATACCGCGTCCAACCCTTCCCACAAGACCTTTTGCAACAACTGGGCACCATCGCTATTCGATAGATGACCATGATGACTGCGGATGCGTTGTTTCAACGGCCAGGGATACGGCCCGTCACGCAGCATCTGCTCATCGTGGTTGGTCTCCAGCACCAGCACCCGGCACTGTTGCAGACTCTGTTGCACCAGACGGGTGGCAATGCCCATGTCCGTCGCCACACCAATCTTCCCGTCACAGGTATCCACGACAAAACCAACGGGGGCCACCGCATCATGGGTAATGGGAAACGGTCGCACCTGGACATCCTGAAATGCCACGGTCTCGCCAATAGCAAAAAACCGTTCCTCCACCTTGCCCAACTTGACAATGGCCGCATGGGTGTCGGGGTGAAAAAAGATCGGCAGCTTATGGCGTCGCGACAGCGGACCCAGACCACGGCAATGATCCGAATGTTCGTGGGTGACAAACACCGCATCCAGACTGTCGGCGTCGACACCGATCTGCTCGAGGCGACGACTGATCTGTAACGCAGAAAGACCAGCATCAATTAAGATACGGGTCTTTTCACTTTCTATATACAGTGAGTTTCCTTTGCTACCACTGGCCAGTTGACAGATTCGCACGTCAGGCTCTCCAACCGAAACCGGACCACCGGCCATTCGGGTTTTCTCGTTAAACCAAGGCGCAGAATTAACGGCCCGGCAAAAACGTTCTCGGGTATACCGGAAATCAGCGTCGGCAGCAAGGAAAAAACGTCGCTATTTCAGTCGCCATCACCGTCATTTTCGCTGATCGTTCAGTCAGGCTCTAAATAGCACAGCTACCGCAAAAGGGCAAGGTATCTGCCGGGGCTTTTTATCGCAGCCTCGCAGAAACAAGCCACTGTTTTGCCCTGCTGTGTCGTGGTGCAATCACGTCATAATGTTCCATTTAGAACAACCATTTCATTGTCTGCCAAGAAATTCCCTATTTTCTCGGGCTTAACGCTTGACGAACCCCCAACCCCTTTATATGATTTGCCACGTTGGCGGACAAAATCATTCCATTCTGTCTTTTTTATTTAATCCTATCTGAAGGAGGGCTGACCATGGCAACAAAAGTCGCCATTAACGGCTTCGGTCGCATCGGCCGTAACGTACTGCGTATTGCTCAGGGACATCCGGATTTTGACATCGTCGCCATTAATGACCTAACAGATGCGCCCACCCTGGCCCACCTGCTCAAGTACGATTCAGTCCACGGCACCTTCGCCGGCGAGGTCAAGACAGAAGGTGATGTGCTTTACGTCAATGGTCAGGCCATTAAAATCACCAGCGAACGCGACCCGGAAAACCTGCCCTGGCAGGATATGGGTGTTGAAATTGTCGTCGAATCCACCGGGCGTTTTCGCAAGCGGGAAGATGCGGCCAAACACCTCGCTGCCGGTGCTAAAAAAGTGTTGATCAGTGCTCCGGGCAAAAATTCCGATGTCACGGTTGTCCGCGGTGTCAACTTTGATCAGTACGATCCGGCACAGCATGACATTATCTCCAATGCCTCCTGCACCACCAACTGCCTGGCCCCGGTGGCCAAACTGCTGTTGGATTCAGTGGGCATTGTCCGTGGCAGCATGACCACCATCCATTCGTTCACCAATGATCAGCGTATCCTCGACCTGCCCCATGAGGATCTACGCCGTGCTCGCGCCGCGTCGCTGTCGATGATCCCGACCACCACCGGCGCCACCAAAGCCGTGGGTCAGGTACTGCCGGGCCTCAAGGGGAAACTGACCGGCCTGTCGGTACGGGTACCGACCCCGAATGTTTCCCTCATCGACCTGGTCATTGAAACAGAAAAGCCAACCAGTGTTGAAGCGATCAATACTCTGATGGCGCAAGCCGCCGACGGCCCCCTCAACGGCGTCCTTGAATACTGCAATGAACCTCTGGTGTCCATCGACTTCAACGGCCATCCGGCATCCGCCATCTTCGACGCCCTGTCGACAACCGTCATGGACGAAACGCTGGTTAAAGTGTTGCTGTGGTACGACAACGAATGGGGGTATTCAGCACGTGTGGTTGATCTGATCAGCCATGTTGCCCGCAGTTAAGTCAAACACATCCAATCCATCAGGAGATGCCATGGCGGCATCTCCTGTTTTTACATGATCATCAACGGCTCCTCGCCAAAGAGGAGCACATGACCCAGCTACAGGAGAACACAGGCACATGCTCAACAAAATTTCTGTCACCGCACTTGATTTAACAGGCAAGCGGGTTTTTTGCCGCGTCGACTTCAACGTTCCTCTCGACAGCGAGCAAACCATCACCGATGACACCAGAATTGTCGCAGCATTGCCTACCATCCGCTACATCATCGAACAAGGGGGAAAGCTGATCCTCGCCTCCCATCTCGGTCGCCCCAAAGGCAGCTTCAAACCCGAATTCAGCCTGGCGCCAGTGGCGCCTTATCTGGCTAAACTACTCGGCCAGCCGGTCGCTATGGCCAAAGACTGCGTTGGCGAGGATGTCAAAGCCCAGATTGCCGCCATGAACGATGGCGATGTGTTGCTGCTGGAAAACATGCGCTTCTACCCCGGCGAAGAAAAAAACGATCCGACCTTCTGCGCCCAGCTCGCCGAACTGGCCGACATCTATGTGAATGATGCCTTCGGCACCGCCCATCGTGCCCATGCCTCAACTGAAGGAATTGCCCGGCTGCTGCAACCGGCAGCAGCTGGTTTTCTGATGGCCAAAGAACTCGAATACCTCGGCCAGGCCCTCGACACCCCCAAACGTCCGTTTGTCGCCGTGATCGGCGGTGCCAAAGTCAGTGACAAGATCACCGTCATCGACACCCTGCTCGACAAAGTCAACGCCCTGCTCATCGGCGGCGGCATGGCCTACACGTTTTTGAAAGCGCAAGGCGTTGAAATCGGCTCCTCGCTGGTGGAACCCGACCAGCTCGACCTGGCCCGGCAACTGATGACCAAGGCAGAGAAAAACGGCGTGGAACTGATGCTGCCTGTCGACCATGTCACGGCCAAGACCTTTGATAAGGATGCCGCCGCCAGCGTTTACACCAATGAGGCGTTCCCGGCCGACGAGATGGGTCTCGACATCGGTCCGCAAACCGCTCAAGCCTATGCCGCAAAAATGACGGCGGCCGCAACCGTGGTCTGGAACGGTCCCATGGGCGTGTTTGAATTCCCGGCTTTTGCCAAAGGGACCCTTGCAGTGGCTGAAGCGCTGGCTAAATCAGAGGCCATCTCCATTATCGGCGGTGGCGACTCAGTGGCCGCAGTCAACCAGGCGGGCCTCAACGACCAGATGACCCATATCTCCACCGGTGGCGGCGCGTCTCTGGAATTTCTCGAAGGCAAAACCCTGCCCGGCATTGCCGCGCTGACCGATCAATAAACTCATCCAGTCCCACAGGAGAATATTTCAATGCGAAAGCCACTCATTGCCGGTAACTGGAAACTGCACAACACCGTCGAACAGTCCTGCCAATTGGCCCAGGCTCTGGTCAAAGACTTAAGTGATGTCACCGAAACCGAGATTGTCATTGCCCCGGTTTTTACCGCCCTTTCTGAAGTAGGAAAAATTTGTGCGGGTTCTCCCGTTCAACTGGCGGCACAGAATTGCCACTGCATGGATGATGGCGCCTATACCGGCGAAGTGTCTGTCCCGCTGCTGGCCGATGTCGGCTGCAGTCATGTCATCGTCGGTCATTCAGAGCGACGTCAGTACTTCGGCGAAACCGACCACTTTGTCAACGTCAAGGCACGCGCCATTATCAAGCATGGCCTGACCGCCATTATTTGCGTTGGTGAAACCCTGGAGCAACGCGAGAGCGGTGAACTGTTTGAAGTCATCGCGGCACAGGTTCGCTGCGCGCTGGAAGAGATTTCTGCCGAGCAGATGTCTCAAGTCATTCTTGCCTATGAGCCGGTGTGGGCCATCGGCACCGGCAAAACAGCCAGCTGCGAAGAAGCCGAGGAGGTTCATGCCTACATCCGTGGCCTGCTGCATGGCTGTTACGGTAGCGATATTGCAACAAAGTGCCGAATCCTTTACGGCGGCAGTGTCAAACCCGGCAACATCAGCGAACTGATGGCCGAAGACGATATTGATGGTGCATTGGTCGGTGGTGCAAGTCTGAAAGCAGAAGATTTTAGCGCCATCGTTCGCTTTAAAAAATCTTTAAAAATGGCGCCGCAATAGGATGAAAAACACCTCTTGGCAGCAACGCCAAAGGTGTGTTAGAGTGCTTCGCTGTTCACGAACCGGTATTCTGATACAGAAAATACCCGACTAATGACCCTAACAGGAGATCAAGCTCACCATGATTCCTTTTTTGCTGACGGTACATGTTCTGGTGTGTATCGCACTTATCGTAATTGTTCTGCTTCAAGCTGGTAAAGGGGCTGAAGCTGGTGCTTCTTTTGGTGCTGGTGCCAGTCAAACCGTTTTCGGTGCTTCCGGCGGCCGCAGCTTTATGAGCAAAATGACCACGTTTGCAGCATTTCTTTTCATGCTGACCAGCCTGTCCCTGGCTTACCTGTATGGCAAACCGGGCTCTGACAGCCTGATGCCGGACCAAGTTCAACCGGTGCAAACCCAGCAACAGCAAAGTGCCGAGTAAGTAAATTTTTCGCTGAAAACCGCGTGTGAAAAAAAAGTGTTCAATGGCCGGATTCTCTATTGACAAAAACCCGGTCAAATCAGTATAAATACAACCTCGTTAGCGCCGAAGTGGTGGAACTGGTAGACACGCCATCTTGAGGGGGTGGTGGCCAATTGGTCGTGCGAGTTCGAGTCTCGCCTTCGGCACCAAATGAAACAACCTGCTGATTTACTTCAGCATTGAAACCCAATCTTCCTAACAAGTTCCCTAAAGTGGGACACACAAGTGGAGATTGGGTTTTGTCTTTTCATCTCACCAAACGCAACCAGATTTATTATTTTCGTATTCGTATCCTACAAGACCCCACAAGTGACTTCCCCACCAAAGACGTCAAGAAATCCTTACGCACGAAAGACAGGGCAGCAGCCAAGCTACAGTGTTCACACAGGGAAACGAAGTTCAGGCTGTGCCGGACCATGTGGACAATGCAAAGTTGAACCTGTGTCTCCGGGAAAACCGTTTCTATGGCTTATGGAAAACCTTTGAGTCCATCGACGCAGTCACGGGTGGTCATGCCGCGAGCGTACAGGGCAATGATCTTGTCGTCGAAACCACTGAAGCGACTCTGTCCTTTGGGCAGAATCGCTGGATCAAAGCTGGCATCACGATCGCGGGAAACGGTGATATCAAGTTCACCAAACTCCCCTTTGATCCTCTTTTGATAACTACCATTACGGGTGCTACCAACTTTATTGGTCGAGGGAGCGTTCTTCTCATAACCGAGATGATCGGTCATCTCGGCCTGCATAGCTCGCTCCAGCACTTGTTTGGTCAGTTGTTTCAGTAGCCCGGTTTCCCCGATGAGGTCTTCAGGATTCTTGTACTCCTTCATCAGGGCATCAAGCAAATCGTCCGGTATGGTCATTTTTTGTTCCTCCTGTCGTTACGGGTTGTAACCGACTGGGACCATTTACACAAAGTTTTTTACACCCTCTGCTGAGGTGGTACAGGGCGAAGTGGAAAAATGGAAGCTATTCCATAGCCAAACGATGGAAGATCATGGGTGCAGATAATTATCAAAAAGGGCCTTCCTCCACTCAAAACAATCTAATAAATTCGGCTTCTTGCGCCGGAACTCTCAATCTCGCCTTCGCCACCAAATGAAGATAAAACCCGATACATTGATTTGTATCGGGTTTTTTGTTGTTTAAAATGTTGGAACTCAGAACTCTGAACTCAGGCAGTGAGCATATCAATCGAAAATAATTTTGCAAATTCCTCCTGTGGCAAGGGTTTCGAGTAGAGATAGCCCTGCCCATAACGGAAGCCCATGGCCTTGAGATATTCACCCTGAATCTCTTCTTCGATCCCCTCGGCGATCAGTTCAAATTCCATCTCGCGGGTAAAGGCAACCAGCGATTTTGCCAGTGCGGCATCGCCTTTACTGTGATGAATATCGGTGACAAAAGCCCGATCAAGCTTGATTTTATCCACAGGAAATCGCTTCAGATAGGCGAGAGAGGTATAACCGGTACCGAAATCATCCAGTGCCAATGGCACTCCCAGAGCATGCAACTCACCCATCTTCTTGATGGCCAAATCGA encodes the following:
- a CDS encoding MBL fold metallo-hydrolase, with protein sequence MRICQLASGSKGNSLYIESEKTRILIDAGLSALQISRRLEQIGVDADSLDAVFVTHEHSDHCRGLGPLSRRHKLPIFFHPDTHAAIVKLGKVEERFFAIGETVAFQDVQVRPFPITHDAVAPVGFVVDTCDGKIGVATDMGIATRLVQQSLQQCRVLVLETNHDEQMLRDGPYPWPLKQRIRSHHGHLSNSDGAQLLQKVLWEGLDAVFLAHLSETNNTPQLAQESVSGVLRAQNRCSPQMITGAPHVVSCCFEST
- the tpiA gene encoding triose-phosphate isomerase, yielding MRKPLIAGNWKLHNTVEQSCQLAQALVKDLSDVTETEIVIAPVFTALSEVGKICAGSPVQLAAQNCHCMDDGAYTGEVSVPLLADVGCSHVIVGHSERRQYFGETDHFVNVKARAIIKHGLTAIICVGETLEQRESGELFEVIAAQVRCALEEISAEQMSQVILAYEPVWAIGTGKTASCEEAEEVHAYIRGLLHGCYGSDIATKCRILYGGSVKPGNISELMAEDDIDGALVGGASLKAEDFSAIVRFKKSLKMAPQ
- the secG gene encoding preprotein translocase subunit SecG, with protein sequence MIPFLLTVHVLVCIALIVIVLLQAGKGAEAGASFGAGASQTVFGASGGRSFMSKMTTFAAFLFMLTSLSLAYLYGKPGSDSLMPDQVQPVQTQQQQSAE
- a CDS encoding phosphoribosylformylglycinamidine synthase subunit PurS codes for the protein MASRIVVALKDGVRDARGERVRREIHEHLGIQLDQVRTIDVYTVDAALSDEELTAAAEGPFSDPVIQNVAINQPLAKDFDLLVEVGFRPGVTDNVGRTAREAIQYQTGRRFNDDEAVYTSVQYLLTGAIDKEAAEKIASGFLANGLIQRWTIVSRDEFDQTNGLAVQPPKVVSTATPQIRPIDLNVSDEELMQISRDGMLALNLEEMKAIQAYIADSEVQKQRAAAGVPAQLTDAELEALAQTWSEHCKHKIFSAEISYDDGEGNTETINSLFKTYIMGATRDIRAAKGDKDFCLSVFKDNAGVIEFTDEWSMVYKVETHNSPSALDPYGGALTGIVGVNRDPFGTGRGARLIFNTDVFCFASPFYDQPLPPRLLHPRRIFEGVVEGVEHGGNKSGIPTVNGSLVFDDRFAGKPLVYCGSAALMPTELHGHPGHEKKAEVGDHILMVGGRVGKDGIHGATFSSEELNEDSPVTAVQIGDPITQRRMFDFLIIARDKGLYTAITDNGAGGLSSSVGEMAEDTGGFEMHLDRCPLKYAGLQPWEILISEAQERMTLAVPPEKVDEFITLAKEMDVEATDLGLFTDSGYYHCLYQGETATYLPMSFLHEGAPQMKIPAKWEVKQHAEPTATDLPAADEALETLLSSLNVCSKECVVRRYDHEVQGATVQKPLTGVDNDGPADGSVVRPLFDSFAGISTAHGICPRYSDIDTYHMMACAIDEALRNYVSVGGNIDHVAGLDNFCWCDPVKSERTPDGEYKAAQLVRANKALYEYCLAFGVPLISGKDSMKNDYQIGDTKISIPPTVLFSVIGKVDDVRQTVSMDVKRPGDKVYLLGMTKAELGASELYTQLGFVGNSVPTVDAKTALLRYRTLNRAQQAGLIASCHDLSDGGLGVAAAEAAFAGGFGVDIDLSQVRCDGTLSDVEILYSESQSRLLVTVAPDKAEEFEKLFAGQEVSVLGEVTEQPRLKVTGLDGSVIIDRDNAVLKEAWQAPLREM
- the gap gene encoding type I glyceraldehyde-3-phosphate dehydrogenase, with the protein product MATKVAINGFGRIGRNVLRIAQGHPDFDIVAINDLTDAPTLAHLLKYDSVHGTFAGEVKTEGDVLYVNGQAIKITSERDPENLPWQDMGVEIVVESTGRFRKREDAAKHLAAGAKKVLISAPGKNSDVTVVRGVNFDQYDPAQHDIISNASCTTNCLAPVAKLLLDSVGIVRGSMTTIHSFTNDQRILDLPHEDLRRARAASLSMIPTTTGATKAVGQVLPGLKGKLTGLSVRVPTPNVSLIDLVIETEKPTSVEAINTLMAQAADGPLNGVLEYCNEPLVSIDFNGHPASAIFDALSTTVMDETLVKVLLWYDNEWGYSARVVDLISHVARS
- a CDS encoding phosphoglycerate kinase, translating into MLNKISVTALDLTGKRVFCRVDFNVPLDSEQTITDDTRIVAALPTIRYIIEQGGKLILASHLGRPKGSFKPEFSLAPVAPYLAKLLGQPVAMAKDCVGEDVKAQIAAMNDGDVLLLENMRFYPGEEKNDPTFCAQLAELADIYVNDAFGTAHRAHASTEGIARLLQPAAAGFLMAKELEYLGQALDTPKRPFVAVIGGAKVSDKITVIDTLLDKVNALLIGGGMAYTFLKAQGVEIGSSLVEPDQLDLARQLMTKAEKNGVELMLPVDHVTAKTFDKDAAASVYTNEAFPADEMGLDIGPQTAQAYAAKMTAAATVVWNGPMGVFEFPAFAKGTLAVAEALAKSEAISIIGGGDSVAAVNQAGLNDQMTHISTGGGASLEFLEGKTLPGIAALTDQ